One genomic segment of Streptomyces sp. RerS4 includes these proteins:
- a CDS encoding proline racemase family protein translates to MRAVDYHTAGEPFRIVDLTADPVAPAPGDTVAERCATAIGAGGSATAPRRGPLDDVRRLLVQEPRGHAGMYGGFVVPPDDDGAHFGALFWHKDGWSTACGHGTIALGAWAVDTGRVAAPADGDVEVRIDVPSGRVAATVHRTAGRTTGVTFRNVAARVGARKVPVATTLGPAEVDIAHAGACYASVAARDLGLEVSRAALPELVRVGREIRAALATHPATWHPGGPLLSGVYGVILYEELRDTPFGPHQRNVTVFADGQIDRSPCGSGTSARLALLADDGRLGPGEDLLHESVVGTVFTGRILPDGVTEVTGTAYRTGEHLFTVDPYDALAAGFPL, encoded by the coding sequence GTGCGCGCCGTCGACTACCACACGGCGGGCGAGCCCTTCCGGATCGTCGACCTCACCGCCGACCCCGTCGCCCCCGCGCCCGGGGACACCGTCGCCGAGCGCTGCGCCACCGCCATCGGCGCCGGCGGCTCCGCGACCGCCCCGCGGCGGGGCCCGCTGGACGACGTACGGCGCCTGCTCGTGCAGGAGCCGCGCGGGCACGCCGGGATGTACGGCGGGTTCGTCGTACCGCCCGACGACGACGGCGCCCACTTCGGGGCGCTGTTCTGGCACAAGGACGGCTGGTCCACCGCGTGCGGCCACGGCACGATCGCGCTCGGCGCGTGGGCCGTGGACACCGGTCGGGTGGCGGCCCCCGCCGACGGGGACGTCGAGGTGCGGATCGACGTCCCCTCGGGGCGGGTCGCCGCCACCGTCCATCGGACGGCCGGCCGCACCACGGGGGTCACCTTCCGCAACGTCGCGGCCCGCGTGGGCGCCCGTAAGGTCCCCGTCGCCACCACCCTCGGCCCGGCGGAGGTCGACATCGCGCACGCCGGCGCCTGCTACGCCTCGGTCGCCGCACGGGACCTCGGCCTGGAGGTGAGCCGGGCCGCCCTGCCCGAACTGGTCCGCGTCGGACGCGAGATCAGGGCCGCGCTCGCCACCCACCCCGCCACCTGGCACCCCGGCGGACCGCTGCTCTCCGGCGTGTACGGGGTGATCCTCTACGAGGAGCTGCGCGACACCCCCTTCGGGCCGCACCAGCGCAACGTCACCGTCTTCGCCGACGGGCAGATCGACCGCTCGCCCTGCGGCTCCGGCACCTCGGCCCGGCTCGCGCTGCTCGCGGACGACGGGCGGCTCGGGCCGGGGGAGGACCTGCTGCACGAGTCGGTGGTGGGCACGGTGTTCACCGGCCGGATCCTGCCGGACGGGGTCACCGAGGTCACCGGCACCGCCTACCGCACCGGCGAGCACCTCTTCACCGTCGACCCGTACGACGCCCTCGCCGCGGGCTTCCCCCTGTGA
- a CDS encoding ornithine cyclodeaminase family protein, with the protein MTGAEAGPALPQLGAERLAGLLTPAGAADALAGALRAGLDPEACPRRTAVPTPGGELLLMPAASGAYAGVKIAGVVPDNPARGLPRITGSYLLLDGPTLRPLALLDGPALTALRTPAVSALALRYLAPTGRPLRLVLFGSGPQAYGHLEAVREVRELAEAVIVARDPERARRLVAHARTLGVAARTGTPEAVAEADLVICCTTAREPLFDGRLVRDGAVVVAVGSHEPDARETDTALVRRAAVYVESRAAALREAGDLLIPEAEGAIGPGHINATLADLVAGRIPAGGRAGCPQLFKSVGMAWEDLAVAVALFEAAGARGTT; encoded by the coding sequence GTGACGGGCGCGGAGGCGGGGCCCGCGCTGCCGCAGCTCGGCGCGGAGCGCCTGGCCGGTCTGCTCACCCCCGCCGGGGCCGCCGACGCCCTGGCCGGGGCCCTGCGCGCCGGCCTCGACCCGGAGGCCTGCCCGCGGCGCACCGCCGTCCCCACGCCCGGGGGCGAACTGCTGCTGATGCCGGCGGCGTCGGGCGCGTACGCGGGGGTGAAGATCGCCGGGGTGGTGCCCGACAACCCGGCGCGCGGCCTGCCCCGGATCACCGGCAGCTACCTGCTCCTCGACGGGCCCACCCTGCGCCCGCTGGCCCTCCTGGACGGCCCTGCCCTGACCGCCCTGCGCACTCCGGCGGTCTCCGCGCTGGCCCTGCGGTACCTGGCCCCGACCGGGCGGCCGCTGCGGCTGGTGCTGTTCGGGTCGGGACCGCAGGCGTACGGGCACCTCGAAGCGGTGCGGGAGGTACGGGAGTTGGCCGAGGCGGTGATCGTGGCCCGCGACCCGGAGCGCGCGCGGCGCCTGGTGGCGCACGCCCGCACCCTGGGCGTCGCCGCCCGCACCGGGACGCCGGAGGCGGTGGCCGAAGCGGACCTGGTGATCTGCTGCACCACCGCGCGCGAACCGCTCTTCGACGGGCGGCTGGTGCGGGACGGGGCGGTGGTCGTGGCCGTCGGCTCGCACGAGCCGGACGCGCGCGAGACGGACACGGCACTGGTGCGGCGGGCGGCCGTGTACGTGGAATCGCGCGCGGCGGCGCTGCGGGAGGCGGGGGACCTGCTGATCCCGGAGGCGGAAGGGGCCATCGGGCCCGGTCATATCAACGCCACCCTGGCTGACCTGGTCGCGGGGCGGATCCCGGCGGGAGGGCGGGCGGGTTGTCCACAGCTCTTCAAGAGCGTGGGCATGGCCTGGGAGGATCTTGCCGTGGCGGTCGCGCTGTTCGAGGCAGCGGGAGCACGTGGCACAACGTGA
- a CDS encoding GntR family transcriptional regulator encodes MGDLKQHSLIKAQERLRDQVGHALRAALIAGELRPGSVYSAPGLAAELGVSATPVREAMLDLAREGLVEPVRNKGFRITEVSERDLDQYTELRTMIEVPTVGRITKIATAEQLEALRPIAEEIVTSAREHNLIGYLEADRRFHLGLLALAGNDRLVETVGDLRKRSRLYGLTGLDEAGKLVSSAEEHIELLDLMLTGDAEAAEACMQRHLGHVRSLWAQGRDEPVGRTPGGLGSGV; translated from the coding sequence ATGGGTGACCTGAAGCAGCACAGTCTCATCAAGGCCCAGGAACGGCTCCGCGACCAGGTCGGCCACGCCCTTCGAGCGGCCCTCATCGCCGGCGAACTGCGGCCGGGCAGCGTCTACTCCGCCCCCGGCCTCGCGGCCGAACTCGGCGTCTCGGCCACGCCCGTACGCGAGGCCATGCTCGACCTGGCCCGCGAGGGCCTGGTCGAGCCCGTGCGCAACAAGGGCTTTCGCATCACCGAGGTCAGCGAGCGCGACCTCGACCAGTACACCGAACTGCGCACGATGATCGAGGTCCCGACCGTCGGCCGGATCACGAAGATCGCCACGGCCGAGCAGCTGGAGGCCCTTCGGCCCATCGCCGAGGAGATCGTCACCAGCGCCCGCGAGCACAACCTCATCGGGTACCTGGAGGCCGACCGCCGCTTCCACCTGGGCCTCCTCGCCCTCGCGGGCAACGACCGCCTCGTCGAGACGGTCGGCGACCTGCGCAAGCGCTCCCGCCTGTACGGCCTGACGGGCCTGGACGAGGCGGGCAAGCTGGTCTCCTCCGCCGAGGAGCACATCGAACTCCTCGACCTGATGCTCACGGGCGACGCCGAAGCCGCCGAGGCGTGCATGCAGCGCCACCTCGGCCACGTCCGCTCCCTGTGGGCCCAAGGTCGCGACGAACCGGTGGGTCGCACCCCGGGCGGCCTGGGTTCGGGCGTGTAG
- a CDS encoding ABC transporter substrate-binding protein codes for MTKRTQLALATALVASLALGASGCSDTKKGSAAGAGAGASNPAAANDGKILGGTPVKGGTLTVLSNQDFAHLDPARNWVMPAMDFGTRLLYRTLVTFKAEPGKAGSELVPDLATDLGTPSNGGKTWTFTLKEGVKYEDGSPVKAQDIKYNVERSFAPDLTGGPDYAAQYLAGTEGYKGPLQGQHLDSVKTPDDRTIVFELKRPVAEFSATATLPTFAPVPQAQEKGTQYDSRPFSSGPYKIESYDRDKKLVLVRNDHWDPKTDAVRKAYPDRFVVVMGLKGGQIDDRVIAGEGADASTVQYMDMRPESAPKVLPKPDVKARLLAESQGCTEMLSLNNSRAPFNDPKVREAMQYAVDKEAVVTAGGGPALNEVATAYLPPALSGGKQADTLKIPAAGDPAKAKELLKAAGKEKLKVSLAVSTGDKGKAEALQQGLARAGVEVVIDTIDPGAYYDVIGDLSTTPDMTLSGWCPDYPSGSTWIPFVFDGRTIKDKGNQGNNSQFRDEATMKRIDEINAMADAKQANQAWIDLDAEIMKKSPAVPILLERKPLLVGPNIAGAFGHPVWTGTIDYATVGLKDPSKSQG; via the coding sequence ATGACCAAGCGCACCCAACTCGCCCTCGCCACCGCCCTGGTGGCGTCTCTCGCACTCGGTGCGTCGGGCTGCTCCGACACGAAGAAGGGCTCCGCGGCAGGGGCAGGGGCCGGTGCCTCCAACCCCGCCGCCGCCAACGACGGGAAGATCCTCGGCGGCACCCCGGTCAAGGGCGGCACCCTCACCGTCCTGTCCAACCAGGACTTCGCCCACCTCGACCCCGCCCGCAACTGGGTCATGCCGGCCATGGACTTCGGCACCCGCCTGCTCTACCGCACCCTCGTCACCTTCAAGGCCGAGCCCGGCAAGGCCGGCAGCGAGCTCGTCCCCGACCTCGCCACCGACCTCGGCACCCCCTCCAACGGCGGCAAGACCTGGACCTTCACCCTCAAGGAGGGCGTCAAGTACGAGGACGGCTCGCCCGTCAAGGCCCAGGACATCAAGTACAACGTCGAGCGCTCCTTCGCCCCCGACCTCACCGGCGGCCCCGACTACGCCGCCCAGTACCTCGCCGGCACCGAGGGCTACAAGGGCCCCCTCCAGGGGCAGCACCTCGACTCGGTGAAGACCCCCGACGACCGCACGATCGTCTTCGAACTCAAGCGCCCCGTCGCCGAGTTCTCCGCCACCGCCACCCTCCCCACCTTCGCGCCGGTCCCCCAGGCCCAGGAGAAGGGCACCCAGTACGACTCCCGGCCGTTCTCCTCCGGCCCGTACAAGATCGAGTCGTACGACCGGGACAAGAAGCTCGTCCTCGTCCGCAACGACCACTGGGACCCGAAGACCGACGCCGTCCGCAAGGCCTACCCGGACCGGTTCGTCGTCGTCATGGGTCTCAAGGGCGGCCAGATCGACGACCGCGTCATCGCCGGCGAGGGCGCCGACGCCTCCACCGTCCAGTACATGGACATGCGCCCGGAGAGCGCCCCCAAGGTGCTGCCCAAGCCGGACGTCAAGGCACGCCTGCTCGCCGAGTCCCAGGGCTGCACCGAGATGCTCTCCCTGAACAACTCCCGGGCCCCCTTCAACGATCCCAAGGTCCGCGAGGCGATGCAGTACGCCGTCGACAAGGAGGCCGTCGTCACCGCGGGCGGCGGCCCCGCCCTGAACGAGGTCGCCACCGCCTACCTGCCCCCCGCCCTCTCCGGCGGCAAGCAGGCCGACACCCTGAAGATCCCCGCCGCCGGCGACCCGGCCAAGGCCAAGGAGCTCCTGAAGGCCGCCGGCAAGGAGAAGCTGAAGGTCTCCCTGGCCGTCTCCACCGGCGACAAGGGCAAGGCCGAGGCCCTCCAGCAGGGCCTGGCCCGCGCCGGCGTCGAGGTCGTCATCGACACCATCGACCCGGGCGCCTACTACGACGTCATCGGCGACCTCTCCACCACCCCCGACATGACCCTCTCCGGCTGGTGCCCCGACTACCCCTCCGGCTCCACCTGGATCCCCTTCGTCTTCGACGGACGCACCATCAAGGACAAGGGCAACCAGGGCAACAACAGCCAGTTCCGCGACGAGGCCACCATGAAGCGGATCGACGAGATCAACGCCATGGCCGACGCCAAGCAGGCCAACCAGGCCTGGATCGACCTCGACGCCGAGATCATGAAGAAGTCGCCGGCCGTCCCGATCCTCCTGGAGCGCAAGCCGCTGCTCGTCGGCCCCAACATCGCGGGAGCCTTCGGCCACCCCGTGTGGACCGGCACCATCGACTACGCGACCGTGGGCCTCAAGGACCCGTCGAAGAGCCAGGGCTGA
- a CDS encoding ABC transporter permease gives MTTTAPGAIAPGSSPWQLARRELARRPAVRVSLCVVLLFVLMAVAAPWLGALGGWSPDEFDKTAIDPYLGGQPLGSLGGISSEHWLGVEPVTGRDLFARVVHGAQVSLLIAFAATAIVVLTGTAAGIAAGYFGGRVDAVLSRLMDLTMSFPSLIFMIAMLSVAKDVNRIVLMTAIIGLFGWPGVARVVRGQTLSLKHREYVDAARVGGSTSWRILTRDILPGVSGPVIAYTTLLIPGMISTEAALSYLGVGVRPPTPSWGQMIAESVAFYETDPMYFVIPSVFLFLAVLAFTLLGDALRDILDPRGGRT, from the coding sequence ATGACCACCACCGCACCGGGGGCCATCGCCCCCGGCAGCAGCCCCTGGCAGCTGGCCCGACGGGAACTGGCCCGCCGGCCCGCCGTCCGCGTCAGCCTCTGCGTCGTCCTCCTGTTCGTCCTCATGGCCGTCGCCGCCCCCTGGCTGGGCGCGCTCGGCGGCTGGTCCCCGGACGAGTTCGACAAGACCGCCATCGACCCCTACCTCGGCGGCCAACCGCTCGGCTCCCTCGGCGGCATCAGCTCCGAGCACTGGCTCGGCGTCGAACCCGTCACCGGCCGCGACCTGTTCGCCCGCGTCGTCCACGGCGCCCAGGTCTCCCTCCTCATCGCCTTCGCCGCCACCGCCATCGTCGTCCTCACCGGCACCGCCGCCGGCATCGCGGCCGGCTACTTCGGCGGGCGCGTCGACGCCGTCCTGTCCCGGCTGATGGACCTCACCATGTCCTTCCCCTCGCTGATCTTCATGATCGCGATGCTGTCCGTCGCCAAGGACGTCAACCGGATCGTGCTCATGACCGCGATCATCGGCCTCTTCGGCTGGCCCGGCGTCGCCCGCGTCGTCCGCGGTCAGACCCTGTCCCTCAAACACCGCGAGTACGTCGACGCCGCCCGCGTCGGCGGCTCGACCTCCTGGCGGATCCTCACCCGCGACATCCTCCCCGGCGTCTCCGGGCCGGTCATCGCCTACACCACCCTGCTGATCCCCGGAATGATCAGCACCGAGGCCGCGCTCAGCTACCTCGGCGTCGGCGTCCGCCCGCCCACCCCGTCCTGGGGACAGATGATCGCCGAGTCCGTCGCCTTCTACGAGACCGACCCCATGTACTTCGTGATCCCGAGCGTCTTCCTCTTCCTCGCCGTGCTCGCCTTCACCCTCCTCGGCGACGCCCTGCGCGACATCCTCGACCCGAGGGGAGGCCGTACGTGA
- a CDS encoding ABC transporter permease yields MILYLLRRLLALAGVLLAIAAVTFLIFYVLPSDPAAAACGKTCSAERLADVRVHLGLDQPLWRQFTDFLTGIFTGRTLGTGQYALRCEFPCLGYSYENSLPVWDLLMDRLPVSASLALGAAVLWLVLGLGAGVTAALRKDTATDKALMVGAVAAASLPVYFTSVMLIYGVIRVAGLLPYPTYQAFTDDPLAWAGNLLLPWTALALLYAAMYARQSRGSMIEAMAEPYIRTARAKGMPERTVVVKHGLRSGMTPILTIFGMDLGGLLAGAVITESIFGLPGIGRLFYGALVNSDQPVVLGVTLLAAFFIVVANLVVDLLYAVIDPRVRY; encoded by the coding sequence GTGATCCTCTACCTCCTGCGCCGACTGCTCGCCCTGGCCGGGGTGCTCCTCGCCATCGCCGCCGTCACCTTCCTCATCTTCTACGTCCTGCCCTCCGACCCCGCCGCCGCGGCCTGCGGCAAGACCTGCAGCGCCGAACGCCTCGCCGACGTACGCGTCCACCTGGGCCTGGACCAGCCCCTGTGGCGCCAGTTCACCGACTTCCTCACCGGCATCTTCACCGGCCGCACCCTCGGCACCGGCCAGTACGCCCTGCGCTGCGAGTTCCCGTGCCTGGGCTACTCGTACGAGAACTCCCTGCCCGTCTGGGACCTGCTGATGGACCGGCTCCCCGTCTCGGCCTCCCTCGCCCTCGGCGCGGCCGTCCTGTGGCTGGTCCTCGGCCTCGGCGCCGGCGTCACCGCCGCCCTGCGCAAGGACACCGCCACCGACAAGGCCCTGATGGTCGGCGCCGTCGCCGCCGCCTCCCTGCCCGTCTACTTCACGTCCGTCATGCTCATCTACGGTGTCATCCGCGTCGCCGGACTCCTGCCGTACCCCACCTACCAGGCCTTCACCGACGATCCGCTCGCCTGGGCCGGCAACCTGCTCCTGCCCTGGACGGCGCTGGCCCTGCTCTACGCCGCCATGTACGCCCGCCAGAGCCGCGGCTCGATGATCGAGGCGATGGCCGAGCCGTACATCCGCACCGCCCGCGCCAAGGGCATGCCCGAGCGCACCGTCGTCGTCAAACACGGCCTGCGCTCCGGCATGACGCCCATCCTCACCATCTTCGGCATGGACCTCGGCGGACTCCTCGCCGGAGCCGTCATCACCGAATCGATCTTCGGACTCCCCGGCATCGGGCGGCTCTTCTACGGGGCGCTCGTCAACTCCGACCAGCCGGTGGTCCTCGGCGTCACGCTGCTGGCCGCCTTCTTCATCGTCGTCGCCAACCTCGTCGTCGACCTCCTGTACGCCGTCATCGACCCGAGGGTGAGGTACTGA
- a CDS encoding ABC transporter ATP-binding protein: MTAPLLEVRDLRVTFTTPRGTVRAVDSLDFTVEAGRTLGIVGESGSGKSVTSLAVMGLHRGGAEVTGSVTLAGRELNGLSEKELSAVRGRKIAMIFQDPLSSLHPYYTVGEQIAEHFRVHFKAGRAAARKRAVDMLGEVGIPEPARRAGEYPHQFSGGMRQRAMIAMALACEPDLLIADEPTTALDVTVQAQILELIARLQQERGLGVVMITHDLGVVARVAHEVLVMYGGRAVEQAPVDALFADPAHPYTRGLLDSLPRLDTADDEPLPSIPGSPPSLLAPAPGCAFAPRCPRAAEPCAQRRPAFEAYGDGPERGVACHYPGAAGAATRSAEEAAR, encoded by the coding sequence ATGACCGCCCCCCTGCTGGAGGTGCGCGACCTGCGCGTCACCTTCACCACCCCGCGCGGCACCGTCCGCGCCGTCGACTCCCTCGACTTCACCGTCGAGGCCGGCCGCACCCTGGGCATCGTCGGCGAATCCGGCTCCGGCAAGTCCGTCACCTCCCTCGCCGTCATGGGCCTGCACCGAGGCGGCGCCGAGGTCACCGGCTCCGTCACGCTCGCCGGACGGGAACTGAACGGCCTGTCGGAGAAGGAACTCTCCGCGGTGCGCGGCCGGAAGATCGCCATGATCTTCCAGGACCCGCTGTCCAGCCTGCACCCCTACTACACCGTCGGCGAGCAGATCGCCGAGCACTTCCGGGTCCACTTCAAGGCCGGCCGGGCCGCCGCGCGCAAGCGGGCCGTCGACATGCTCGGCGAGGTCGGCATCCCCGAACCCGCCCGCCGCGCCGGGGAGTACCCGCACCAGTTCTCCGGCGGCATGCGCCAGCGCGCGATGATCGCCATGGCCCTGGCCTGCGAGCCCGACCTGCTCATCGCCGACGAACCCACCACCGCCCTCGACGTCACCGTCCAGGCACAGATCCTGGAGCTGATCGCCCGCCTCCAGCAGGAACGCGGGCTCGGCGTGGTGATGATCACCCATGATCTGGGCGTGGTGGCCCGGGTCGCCCACGAGGTGCTCGTCATGTACGGCGGCCGGGCCGTCGAACAGGCCCCGGTCGACGCGCTGTTCGCCGACCCCGCCCACCCCTACACCCGGGGCCTGCTCGACTCCCTGCCGCGCCTCGACACCGCCGACGACGAGCCCCTGCCCTCCATCCCCGGCTCCCCGCCGTCCCTGCTGGCCCCCGCGCCCGGCTGCGCCTTCGCCCCGCGCTGCCCGCGCGCCGCCGAGCCGTGCGCGCAGCGCCGTCCGGCCTTCGAGGCGTACGGGGACGGACCGGAGCGGGGCGTGGCCTGCCACTACCCGGGAGCGGCCGGCGCCGCGACCCGCAGCGCCGAGGAGGCGGCCCGATGA
- a CDS encoding dipeptide ABC transporter ATP-binding protein: MSETTTRPLLSVRDLTMTFPGKRSLTGRRGAPVRAVDGVSFDLEAGRTLGLVGESGCGKSTTGRMLVRLLEPTSGQVTFEGKDISRLSQSALRPLRKNIQMVFQDPHSSLNPRQTVARIISDPLLVQGWSASDARRRAADLMELTGLIPEHIDRYPHEFSGGQAQRIGIARSLATNPRLVIADEPVSALDVSVQAQIVNLMERLRAELGLAYVFIAHDLSVVKRVSDRVAVMYLGRIVEIGDKRALYENPQHPYTRALLSAVPLPDPAAERRRERIVLLGDPPSPAAPPPGCGFHPRCPKAQEICRTERPSLKLAASREVACHFPGD, translated from the coding sequence ATGAGCGAGACCACCACCCGCCCGCTGCTCTCCGTACGGGACCTGACGATGACCTTTCCCGGGAAGCGGTCGCTGACCGGGCGCCGGGGGGCGCCCGTGCGGGCCGTCGACGGGGTCTCCTTCGACCTGGAGGCGGGCCGCACGCTCGGTCTCGTCGGGGAGTCGGGCTGCGGCAAGTCCACCACCGGGCGGATGCTCGTCCGGCTGCTGGAACCCACCTCCGGACAGGTCACCTTCGAGGGGAAGGACATCAGCCGGCTCTCGCAGAGCGCCCTGCGGCCCCTGCGCAAGAACATCCAGATGGTCTTCCAGGACCCGCACTCCTCCCTCAACCCCCGCCAAACGGTGGCCCGGATCATCTCCGACCCGCTGCTGGTCCAGGGCTGGAGCGCGTCCGACGCCCGCCGCCGGGCCGCCGATCTGATGGAGCTGACGGGGCTGATCCCCGAGCACATCGACCGCTATCCTCACGAGTTCTCCGGCGGCCAGGCCCAACGCATCGGCATCGCCCGGTCGCTGGCCACCAACCCCCGCCTGGTCATCGCGGACGAACCGGTCTCCGCCCTCGACGTCTCCGTCCAGGCGCAGATCGTCAACCTGATGGAGCGCCTGCGCGCCGAACTGGGCCTCGCCTACGTGTTCATCGCGCACGACCTCTCCGTCGTGAAGCGGGTCAGCGACCGGGTCGCCGTCATGTACCTCGGCCGGATCGTCGAGATCGGGGACAAGCGGGCCCTCTACGAGAACCCGCAGCACCCCTACACCCGAGCGCTGCTGTCCGCCGTACCGCTGCCCGACCCGGCGGCCGAACGGCGGCGCGAGCGGATCGTGCTGCTCGGCGACCCACCGAGCCCGGCCGCCCCGCCGCCGGGTTGTGGATTCCACCCGCGCTGCCCGAAGGCGCAGGAGATCTGCCGCACCGAGCGGCCGTCGCTCAAGCTTGCCGCCTCACGCGAGGTGGCGTGTCACTTCCCGGGTGACTGA
- a CDS encoding prolyl oligopeptidase family serine peptidase, with the protein MDPFLRLSADTARFTHGAPRAFSFGDDGRLLWFLRSTGPTDPLDGLWVLDTATGAETLLADPRALDGLADELPLPERRLRERTRLVADGIGSYALSADGLRAVFALNGRLYAVTYAGPYAAGAPGGAHPEELPTAGPALDPRPSPDGSRTAYVSGDALHTVQGGRVSPDDGARWGLAEFAAAEELGRARGHWWSPDGQSLLAARVDESALQRRWFADPAHPELPGEDFAYPEAGGPNADVRLWVLGPGGSRVRLDWDAREFPYVSDVEWSADGTPAGEILLTVQDRLQRNVLLLAADPATGRTRELSRTTHPRWVDPMVPGTPARLADGRMLTAVDTPGGAARGLAVDGEPLTGDGIQVRRVAGTHEGRLLIEAGRRDPSEQQVLLLDPVTGELTPLADGPGVHAVAASSAGALLLTSADADGFRHTGRTADGREFAPADLSAPLPYRVTPVLERVTEHGVPTALVLPRDHVPGRRLPVLMDSYGGPGFQDVSAEPRRWQARQWWADQGFAVVTVDNRGTPYVSPAFTHAMYRGFSDVTLEDQVAALKALGARHRDLDLGRVGVRGWSYGGYLSALAVLRRPDVFHAAAAGAAPTDFRHYDTAYTERYLGLPQEHPEVYERDSLIPDAPALTRPLLLVTGLADDNVHPSHTLRLSRALTDAGRPHRLLALPGVTHMTPRGTREKIMEQELAFFREVLAVQ; encoded by the coding sequence ATGGACCCTTTTCTCAGGCTCTCCGCCGACACCGCCCGCTTCACCCACGGAGCCCCCCGCGCCTTCTCCTTCGGCGACGACGGCCGCCTCCTGTGGTTCCTGCGCTCGACCGGCCCCACCGACCCGCTCGACGGCCTGTGGGTCCTCGACACCGCCACCGGCGCCGAGACGCTCCTCGCCGACCCGCGCGCCCTCGACGGCCTGGCGGATGAACTCCCGCTCCCCGAGCGCCGGTTGCGCGAGCGGACCCGGCTCGTCGCCGACGGCATCGGCTCCTACGCCCTCTCCGCCGACGGCCTGCGCGCCGTGTTCGCGCTGAACGGGCGCCTCTACGCGGTCACCTACGCGGGCCCCTACGCGGCAGGCGCCCCCGGCGGCGCGCACCCCGAGGAGCTCCCCACCGCCGGCCCCGCTCTCGACCCGCGCCCCAGCCCCGACGGCTCGCGCACCGCCTACGTCAGCGGCGACGCCCTGCACACCGTCCAGGGCGGACGGGTCAGCCCCGACGACGGGGCCCGGTGGGGCCTCGCGGAGTTCGCCGCCGCCGAGGAACTCGGGCGCGCCCGGGGCCACTGGTGGTCTCCCGACGGGCAGAGCCTGCTCGCCGCCCGCGTCGACGAGAGCGCCCTCCAGCGGCGCTGGTTCGCCGACCCGGCGCACCCGGAGCTGCCGGGCGAGGACTTCGCGTACCCGGAGGCGGGCGGGCCCAACGCCGACGTGCGGCTGTGGGTGCTGGGGCCGGGCGGGAGCCGGGTGCGCCTCGACTGGGACGCGCGGGAGTTCCCGTACGTCTCCGACGTCGAATGGAGCGCCGACGGCACGCCGGCCGGGGAGATCCTGCTGACCGTCCAGGACCGCCTCCAGCGCAACGTCCTGCTCCTCGCCGCCGACCCGGCCACCGGCCGCACCCGGGAACTCTCGCGCACCACGCACCCGCGATGGGTGGACCCGATGGTGCCCGGTACCCCGGCGCGGCTGGCCGACGGCCGGATGCTCACCGCCGTCGACACCCCCGGCGGCGCGGCGCGCGGCCTCGCCGTCGACGGCGAACCCCTCACGGGCGACGGCATCCAGGTCCGCCGCGTGGCCGGCACCCACGAGGGCCGGCTGCTGATCGAGGCCGGGCGGCGCGACCCGTCCGAGCAGCAGGTGCTGCTCCTGGACCCCGTGACCGGGGAGCTGACCCCGCTCGCCGACGGCCCCGGCGTGCACGCGGTGGCCGCCTCCTCGGCCGGGGCCCTGCTGCTGACCTCCGCCGACGCCGACGGGTTCCGCCACACCGGGCGCACCGCCGACGGGCGGGAGTTCGCCCCGGCCGACCTGTCGGCCCCGCTGCCCTACCGGGTGACGCCGGTCTTGGAACGCGTCACCGAACACGGCGTCCCCACGGCCCTCGTCCTGCCCCGCGACCACGTCCCCGGCCGGCGGCTGCCCGTCCTCATGGACAGCTACGGGGGCCCCGGCTTCCAGGACGTGTCCGCCGAGCCGCGCCGCTGGCAGGCCCGCCAGTGGTGGGCCGACCAGGGCTTCGCCGTGGTCACCGTCGACAACCGGGGCACCCCCTACGTCTCCCCCGCCTTCACCCACGCCATGTACCGGGGCTTCTCCGACGTCACCCTGGAGGACCAGGTCGCGGCCCTGAAGGCCCTCGGCGCCCGCCACCGCGACCTCGACCTCGGCCGGGTCGGCGTACGGGGCTGGTCCTACGGCGGCTACCTGTCGGCGCTGGCCGTGCTGCGTCGACCCGACGTCTTCCACGCGGCCGCCGCCGGAGCCGCGCCCACCGACTTCCGCCACTACGACACCGCCTACACCGAGCGCTACCTCGGCCTGCCGCAGGAGCACCCGGAGGTGTACGAGCGGGACTCGCTGATCCCCGACGCGCCCGCGCTGACCCGGCCGTTGCTGCTGGTCACCGGCCTCGCCGACGACAACGTGCACCCCTCGCACACCCTGCGCCTGTCCCGCGCGCTGACGGACGCGGGCCGCCCGCACCGGCTCCTGGCCCTGCCCGGCGTCACGCACATGACCCCGCGCGGCACCCGGGAGAAGATCATGGAACAGGAACTGGCCTTCTTCCGCGAGGTTCTCGCCGTCCAGTGA